The following are encoded together in the Actinoplanes sp. N902-109 genome:
- a CDS encoding M23 family metallopeptidase, with the protein MKQWRPRRIALLVALVSTLALLCCGGSVTAILVGSFSGGKDDNLTLSAAGCGANGPVDPNAKLPRLQDYGPTQMKNAAIIINTGAELKLPPRAWVIAVATAMQESRLTNLGNLGSRNDHDSLGLFQQRPSSGWGSPAQVTDPKYAATKFYNKLKTIKGWQNMSLTRAAQRVQISAYPDAYAKHELVATQIVNALADGAANAVGDSTAMVCASAAEVTASGWTNPLAVSGPDVHKWNVGSGFRTADRPTHQGVDLIVEKRTPVRSVASGVVSRVKCDETFTGKKDCDRDGYPGKGGCGWMLEIQHAGNIMTRYCHLVQRPDLRVGQKVTAGQAVALSGSSGNSSGPHLHFEVHLNNDRSSAGAVDPVQFMAQRGSPLGGSE; encoded by the coding sequence ATGAAGCAGTGGCGACCGCGGCGGATCGCGCTTCTCGTCGCGCTCGTGAGCACGCTGGCTTTGTTGTGTTGTGGTGGAAGCGTCACCGCCATCCTGGTGGGTAGCTTCAGTGGGGGTAAGGACGACAACCTCACGCTGTCCGCGGCCGGGTGCGGGGCGAACGGCCCGGTCGACCCGAACGCGAAGCTGCCGCGGCTGCAGGACTACGGGCCGACCCAGATGAAGAACGCGGCGATCATCATCAACACCGGGGCCGAGCTCAAGCTGCCACCGCGGGCCTGGGTAATCGCGGTCGCCACGGCGATGCAGGAATCCCGACTGACCAACCTCGGCAACCTCGGCAGCCGGAACGACCACGACTCGCTCGGCCTGTTCCAGCAGCGGCCCAGCAGCGGCTGGGGCAGCCCGGCGCAGGTCACCGATCCTAAGTACGCGGCGACCAAGTTCTACAACAAGCTGAAGACCATCAAGGGCTGGCAGAACATGTCGCTGACCCGGGCGGCTCAGCGGGTGCAGATCAGCGCGTACCCCGATGCGTACGCGAAGCACGAACTCGTCGCCACCCAGATCGTGAACGCGCTGGCCGACGGCGCGGCGAACGCGGTGGGCGACTCGACCGCGATGGTGTGCGCGTCGGCGGCCGAGGTCACCGCCTCCGGCTGGACCAACCCGCTGGCGGTGAGCGGCCCGGACGTACACAAGTGGAACGTCGGCTCGGGCTTCCGCACCGCGGACCGCCCCACCCACCAGGGTGTGGACCTGATCGTGGAGAAGCGGACGCCGGTACGGTCGGTGGCCAGCGGCGTCGTCTCGCGGGTCAAGTGCGACGAGACCTTCACCGGCAAGAAGGACTGTGACCGGGACGGCTACCCTGGCAAGGGTGGCTGTGGATGGATGCTGGAGATTCAGCACGCGGGGAACATCATGACCCGGTACTGCCACCTCGTGCAGCGCCCCGACCTGCGGGTCGGCCAGAAGGTCACGGCCGGCCAGGCCGTCGCCCTGAGCGGTTCGAGCGGCAACTCCTCCGGGCCGCACCTGCACTTCGAGGTGCACCTCAACAACGACCGGTCCAGCGCGGGAGCGGTCGACCCGGTGCAGTTCATGGCGCAGCGTGGCTCCCCGCTGGGTGGTTCCGAGTGA
- the folE gene encoding GTP cyclohydrolase I FolE → MITDSSSTEPADSDDELDYLAARLVDGKLTGSPVEQTVDLARIEKAVREILIAIGEDPDRDGLQRTPSRVARAYAELFAGLRVDPGKVLTTTFEANHEELVLVRDIEVMSLCEHHLLPFKGVAHVGYIPGVDGRITGLSKLARLVEVYARRPQVQERLTSQIADLLMDKLEPRGVIVVLECEHLCMEMRGIRKAGARTVTSAVRGAFQNDGKVRAEAMALINAR, encoded by the coding sequence CTGATCACCGACAGCAGCTCGACGGAGCCCGCGGACTCCGACGACGAGCTCGACTACCTCGCCGCGCGTCTGGTCGACGGCAAGCTCACCGGTTCGCCGGTTGAGCAGACCGTCGACCTGGCGCGCATCGAGAAAGCGGTCCGGGAGATCCTCATCGCCATCGGTGAGGACCCGGACCGTGACGGTCTGCAGCGCACCCCGTCGCGGGTCGCCCGGGCATACGCCGAGCTCTTCGCCGGCCTGCGGGTCGACCCGGGCAAAGTGCTCACCACGACGTTCGAGGCCAACCACGAGGAACTCGTGCTGGTCCGCGACATCGAGGTGATGAGCCTCTGCGAACACCACCTGCTGCCGTTCAAGGGTGTGGCCCACGTCGGCTACATCCCCGGCGTCGACGGGCGGATCACCGGCCTGTCCAAGCTGGCCCGGCTGGTCGAGGTCTATGCTCGCCGGCCCCAGGTCCAGGAACGCCTCACCTCGCAGATCGCCGACCTGCTGATGGACAAGCTCGAGCCGCGCGGCGTGATCGTCGTGCTGGAGTGCGAGCACCTCTGCATGGAGATGCGTGGTATCCGCAAGGCAGGCGCCCGCACGGTCACCTCGGCCGTCCGTGGTGCCTTCCAGAACGACGGCAAGGTCCGCGCGGAAGCCATGGCGCTCATCAACGCCCGCTGA
- the folP gene encoding dihydropteroate synthase, with translation MGVLNVTPDSFSDGGRYANLQAAVDHGLELDRAGADVIDIGGESTRPGADRVDAATEIDRVLPVLRELAAAGLVLSIDTTRAEVAAAALAAGAAIVNDVSGGLADPGMAAVVADAGCPWVLMHWRGHSRRMLDLAVYDDVVAEVRAELLQRVDDAVAAGVDPAQLILDPGLGFAKRAEHNWALSANLDKIVDLGFPVLFASSRKTYLGRLLAGPDGDPRPVDEREAATIATSVLAVAAGAWGVRVHDVRATADALAVWRATGRPRLLKGTDE, from the coding sequence ATGGGGGTCCTCAACGTCACCCCCGACTCGTTCTCCGACGGTGGCCGATATGCCAATCTTCAGGCCGCCGTCGACCACGGTCTGGAACTGGACAGAGCCGGCGCGGATGTCATCGACATCGGCGGGGAGTCCACCCGTCCGGGCGCCGACCGGGTGGACGCCGCGACCGAAATCGATCGGGTTCTGCCGGTCCTCCGCGAGCTCGCCGCCGCCGGCCTCGTGCTCAGCATCGACACGACCCGGGCCGAGGTGGCCGCCGCGGCGCTCGCGGCGGGTGCGGCCATTGTCAACGACGTCTCCGGCGGGCTGGCCGACCCGGGCATGGCCGCGGTGGTCGCCGATGCCGGGTGCCCCTGGGTGCTGATGCACTGGCGCGGCCACTCCCGCCGCATGCTCGACCTCGCCGTGTACGACGACGTGGTCGCCGAGGTGCGGGCTGAGTTGTTGCAGCGGGTCGACGACGCAGTGGCCGCGGGGGTGGACCCGGCCCAGCTGATCCTGGACCCGGGGCTCGGGTTCGCCAAGCGCGCTGAGCACAACTGGGCACTCAGTGCAAACCTGGATAAGATTGTCGATTTGGGCTTTCCCGTCTTGTTCGCCTCGTCGCGCAAGACGTATCTCGGGCGGTTGCTGGCCGGGCCCGACGGCGACCCGAGGCCGGTGGACGAGCGCGAGGCAGCCACCATCGCCACCTCGGTGCTCGCCGTTGCCGCCGGTGCCTGGGGGGTGCGCGTGCACGACGTCCGTGCCACGGCGGACGCTCTGGCGGTCTGGCGAGCGACCGGACGCCCGCGCCTGTTAAAAGGGACGGATGAGTGA
- a CDS encoding MFS transporter, with product MLRRVCATLMTMAVAIVASIAWAVAAPAPASAGPLQAPGGPCSTEEWKQDFKSCVGRLKTETSSNLQCQNPPKPSTPDSGLAGWFAERPESSTKNGPQGIYSQYGYAGYSFVTYDLDGGCAANLIEADSKFETTVANGEFMVATAVIGASNALRERAWDPKELWGWADPLVEQATQAVYEKVFSVFGVITLAIVGLYLIWRSQQAEMGAATTTAGWAILVMVAVTAIAAWPVRSANIADSSLTTTLGVVHDAVGPRPQDGDTSAGCKLGKADACKDNRPPAVRASDTATDTMLYRNWLRGTLGSADTVTAQKYGRALYDARSFTWDEAQKMRDNPDTRQATITAKNDQWNKVAAQIKTEDPEAYDYLTGNNGMDRIGAGFIAVLASIMFAMFDLTASVLVLLGFLIFRWAVIAAPILGTVGLLRPASSGIRRLGNAVVAAIFNIAIFGTGAAIYLFAVDLIMNTASLPGWLQVVLVWLCGVVGWLLLRPYRRITQLGGKDSTQAITSAGSWHRRFFQDMREAAKLDVVDAGGTTEPRIGKGRGVYVEQTNLRPEARLEDPSHAAGSRTEVGTSPAASPVVAGRPQFSRPDGAESVREEAPVGGRQPAVAEAKTPATTRQRRTSTWTEPDVPEPATSYAIYRPETGSTTSEPASPRIRTEAR from the coding sequence ATGCTCCGCCGGGTCTGCGCAACGCTGATGACAATGGCGGTCGCCATCGTGGCCAGCATCGCCTGGGCAGTAGCGGCCCCGGCCCCAGCATCCGCAGGCCCCCTCCAAGCCCCCGGCGGCCCGTGCAGTACGGAGGAGTGGAAACAGGATTTCAAATCCTGTGTGGGGCGGCTCAAGACCGAGACCTCCAGCAATCTGCAGTGCCAGAACCCGCCGAAGCCGAGCACTCCGGACTCCGGTTTGGCAGGCTGGTTCGCCGAACGCCCGGAATCGTCGACCAAGAACGGCCCGCAAGGCATTTACAGCCAGTACGGATATGCTGGCTACAGCTTCGTCACGTATGACCTGGACGGGGGTTGCGCGGCCAATCTCATAGAGGCTGACAGCAAATTCGAGACAACGGTTGCAAATGGCGAGTTCATGGTCGCCACGGCTGTTATCGGCGCCTCGAACGCGCTGCGCGAACGCGCATGGGACCCCAAGGAATTGTGGGGCTGGGCTGACCCGCTGGTGGAGCAGGCCACACAGGCTGTCTACGAGAAGGTGTTCAGCGTCTTCGGCGTCATCACGCTGGCCATTGTCGGTCTCTATCTGATCTGGCGCTCGCAGCAGGCGGAGATGGGCGCGGCGACGACCACGGCCGGGTGGGCCATTCTGGTGATGGTGGCGGTCACCGCCATCGCGGCGTGGCCGGTGAGATCCGCCAACATCGCGGATAGCAGTCTTACGACGACGCTTGGCGTGGTCCATGACGCTGTCGGGCCACGTCCTCAGGACGGCGATACATCCGCCGGCTGTAAACTTGGAAAGGCCGACGCTTGTAAGGACAATCGGCCGCCTGCGGTGCGCGCGAGCGACACCGCAACCGACACGATGCTTTACCGGAACTGGCTGCGCGGGACGCTCGGATCGGCTGACACCGTGACGGCCCAGAAGTATGGTCGCGCGCTCTACGATGCGCGTTCCTTCACCTGGGATGAAGCGCAGAAGATGCGCGACAACCCGGACACCCGGCAGGCGACGATCACTGCCAAGAACGACCAGTGGAACAAGGTTGCGGCGCAGATCAAGACCGAGGACCCCGAGGCGTACGACTACCTGACCGGCAACAACGGGATGGATCGGATCGGGGCCGGGTTCATTGCGGTGCTGGCTTCGATCATGTTTGCGATGTTCGATCTGACGGCTTCGGTGCTGGTGCTGCTGGGGTTCCTGATCTTCCGGTGGGCGGTCATTGCGGCGCCGATCTTGGGGACTGTGGGGTTGTTGCGGCCGGCTAGTTCGGGGATTCGGCGGCTGGGTAATGCTGTGGTGGCGGCGATCTTCAACATTGCGATCTTCGGCACCGGGGCGGCCATTTACTTGTTCGCCGTGGATCTGATCATGAATACGGCGAGCCTGCCGGGGTGGTTGCAGGTCGTGCTGGTGTGGCTGTGCGGTGTCGTCGGGTGGCTGTTGCTGCGGCCGTACCGGCGGATCACTCAGCTGGGCGGCAAGGACAGTACGCAGGCGATCACGTCGGCCGGGTCGTGGCATCGGCGGTTCTTCCAGGACATGCGGGAGGCTGCGAAGCTCGACGTCGTCGATGCCGGCGGCACCACCGAGCCGCGGATCGGCAAGGGTCGCGGGGTGTACGTGGAGCAGACGAACCTGCGGCCGGAGGCTCGGCTCGAAGACCCGTCGCATGCCGCGGGCAGTCGCACGGAGGTTGGCACGAGCCCCGCTGCCTCGCCGGTTGTCGCCGGTCGGCCGCAGTTCAGCCGGCCCGACGGCGCCGAGTCGGTGCGGGAGGAAGCGCCCGTGGGTGGGCGGCAGCCGGCTGTGGCCGAGGCGAAGACACCGGCCACCACCCGGCAGCGCCGAACGTCGACCTGGACCGAGCCGGACGTGCCGGAGCCGGCCACCTCGTATGCGATCTACCGGCCCGAGACCGGCAGCACGACGAGCGAGCCGGCCAGCCCCCGGATCCGTACCGAGGCTCGGTGA
- a CDS encoding FtsK/SpoIIIE domain-containing protein, producing MEPTGRFGQAAALHRQAEATAAAAAVALEGQAAPAADPLEQQRLAEQMRAAAGVLAPGWLGSPLDALSANAPLGGPHPPGFVRLGVAQPLDDVRFPAVVPLLGTGHLTVDADARDPRVAGLLRCLLLRLLAAAPAGSLLVRAVDGTGGGTVFAPFGVLSDAGLLAPPATDREGLRDVLTEAERWLRPVRGARGRRDRLMVLVVASLPELTEGGDLVRIAALAQQGPESGLHLIVAGWPPPPLTAETTQPPLPRTTQVSVRNPYAVIGNPPGATFGSVPEAGWLNAPVFLDEDPPPHLVDAVCRELAAHSAASSAVTLAHLLPEAGAELWPGDAADGLGTTVGHDGDTPVVLQFNDLTPHWMVGGRSGAGKTAFLINVLYGLCARYSPDELSLYLLDFKEGISFAEFVPTARDRTWLPHARAVGVESDREYGLAVLRELDTEMTRRSLAYKRAGVSRFADLRAVAAEEGRGKPMPRVLCVIDEFQVLLAGNDPMAAEAVQLLESLARKGRSYGIHLVLASQTVLGVEALYAKRDSIFGQFPIRVALPGGGDVLEPTNDSAAGLPLGTAVVNTAGGLGGPRGATRGHERVVRFPDPHADRGVLSDLRHRLWGARDPEALPPRIFAGYAHQHLADDPTYRAALAGRSGRPAALLGRVIDVNLSTAAFPLDAAPGRHLAILGSHPVGAEVLAAAARSVAAGHGPRTARFVLCSLVAEGDDLVKALAVEIGHRQEVVVVDAAGLGAELTPDQSGYRVVFGMDAVTPGSIPGLRQLLREGPARSAHLLSWWRGLRRFAEETGGVTGREDVAGLLFLNVSGQDVALQLGMTVDWQPRDNRALLHDRHTDRTVPIVPFVEPEADDHGATRPEVER from the coding sequence GTGGAGCCGACGGGGCGCTTCGGACAGGCCGCTGCCCTGCACCGTCAGGCGGAGGCCACGGCGGCGGCTGCGGCGGTTGCGCTGGAGGGTCAGGCGGCGCCGGCGGCTGATCCGCTGGAGCAGCAGCGGCTGGCTGAGCAGATGCGCGCGGCTGCGGGGGTGCTGGCTCCTGGGTGGCTGGGCTCGCCGTTGGATGCGCTGTCGGCGAATGCGCCGCTCGGTGGTCCGCATCCGCCGGGGTTTGTCCGGCTGGGGGTGGCCCAGCCGCTGGATGATGTGCGTTTCCCGGCGGTTGTGCCGTTGCTCGGCACCGGGCATCTGACGGTGGATGCCGATGCCCGCGATCCCCGGGTGGCGGGGTTGCTGCGCTGCTTGCTGCTGCGCCTGCTGGCTGCCGCGCCGGCGGGTTCCTTGCTGGTCCGGGCGGTTGACGGTACGGGCGGAGGCACCGTGTTCGCGCCGTTCGGGGTGCTGTCCGACGCGGGTCTGCTGGCCCCGCCCGCCACGGACCGGGAGGGGCTGCGGGACGTCCTCACCGAGGCGGAGCGATGGTTGCGCCCGGTGCGCGGGGCGCGGGGGCGCCGGGATCGGCTGATGGTGCTGGTCGTGGCGAGCCTGCCGGAGCTGACCGAGGGCGGCGATCTGGTGCGCATCGCCGCGCTGGCTCAGCAGGGGCCGGAGTCGGGCCTGCATCTGATTGTTGCCGGGTGGCCGCCGCCGCCGTTGACGGCCGAGACGACCCAGCCGCCGTTGCCGCGCACCACTCAGGTTTCCGTACGCAATCCTTATGCGGTGATCGGCAATCCGCCCGGCGCGACGTTCGGGTCGGTGCCGGAGGCGGGGTGGTTGAACGCCCCGGTGTTCCTGGACGAGGATCCGCCGCCGCATCTGGTCGATGCCGTGTGCCGGGAGCTGGCTGCGCATTCGGCGGCGTCGTCAGCGGTGACGCTGGCGCATCTGCTGCCGGAGGCCGGCGCGGAGTTGTGGCCGGGGGACGCCGCCGACGGGCTGGGCACCACGGTCGGGCATGACGGTGACACGCCGGTTGTGCTGCAGTTCAACGATTTGACTCCACACTGGATGGTCGGCGGGCGGTCCGGTGCCGGCAAGACGGCCTTCCTGATCAATGTTCTGTACGGGTTGTGCGCGCGCTACAGCCCCGACGAGCTCAGCCTGTACCTCCTGGATTTCAAGGAGGGCATCTCGTTCGCCGAGTTCGTGCCGACCGCGCGGGACCGCACCTGGTTGCCGCATGCCCGGGCGGTGGGCGTCGAGTCGGACCGGGAGTACGGCCTCGCCGTGCTACGCGAGCTGGACACTGAGATGACCCGGCGCTCGCTGGCGTACAAGCGGGCCGGGGTGAGCCGGTTCGCCGATCTGCGCGCGGTGGCGGCCGAGGAGGGGCGCGGCAAGCCGATGCCCCGGGTGCTGTGTGTCATCGACGAGTTCCAGGTGCTGCTGGCGGGCAACGACCCGATGGCGGCCGAGGCCGTGCAGTTGCTGGAGTCGCTGGCCCGCAAGGGTCGCTCGTACGGCATCCACCTGGTGCTGGCCAGTCAGACGGTGCTCGGCGTCGAGGCGTTGTACGCCAAGCGGGATTCCATCTTCGGCCAGTTCCCGATCCGGGTGGCGCTGCCCGGTGGTGGGGACGTCCTGGAGCCCACGAACGACTCGGCTGCTGGTCTGCCCCTGGGCACGGCGGTGGTGAACACCGCGGGCGGTCTGGGCGGTCCGCGCGGCGCCACCCGGGGGCATGAGCGCGTCGTCCGCTTCCCCGACCCGCACGCCGACCGGGGTGTGCTCAGCGACCTGCGGCACCGGTTGTGGGGCGCCCGTGACCCGGAGGCCTTGCCGCCGCGCATCTTCGCCGGCTACGCCCATCAGCATCTTGCCGACGACCCGACCTACCGGGCGGCGCTCGCGGGCCGGTCGGGCCGCCCGGCGGCGCTGCTGGGCCGGGTCATCGACGTGAACCTGTCCACCGCCGCGTTCCCGCTCGACGCCGCACCGGGCCGGCACCTGGCGATCCTGGGTTCGCACCCGGTCGGCGCCGAGGTGCTGGCCGCCGCGGCCCGCAGTGTCGCCGCCGGGCACGGGCCGCGCACTGCCAGGTTCGTCCTGTGCTCGTTGGTCGCCGAGGGCGACGACCTGGTCAAGGCGCTCGCCGTGGAGATCGGTCACCGGCAGGAAGTGGTGGTGGTCGACGCCGCCGGACTGGGCGCCGAGCTGACCCCCGACCAGTCCGGTTACCGGGTGGTGTTCGGCATGGACGCGGTCACGCCGGGTTCGATTCCGGGGCTGCGGCAGTTGTTGCGGGAGGGTCCCGCCCGGTCGGCGCATCTGCTGTCCTGGTGGCGGGGGCTGCGCCGGTTCGCCGAGGAGACCGGTGGGGTGACCGGCCGCGAGGACGTGGCCGGTCTGCTGTTCCTCAACGTGTCGGGGCAGGACGTGGCTTTGCAGCTGGGCATGACCGTCGACTGGCAGCCCCGGGACAACCGGGCCCTGCTGCATGACCGGCACACCGACCGTACGGTGCCCATCGTGCCCTTCGTGGAGCCGGAAGCGGACGACCACGGGGCAACCCGGCCGGAGGTCGAGCGATGA
- a CDS encoding ATP-binding protein: MDIDSPFLDLFGGTAPRQAPPGDQQPPDDPDADFDFGFDFDGTSGTPVSPAAPVAGPGSGSPGAPRSGQPGTAQPGDSDQPSGAQPASGQSASNQAYSTQPISGQPLSARPISGQPLSAEPTSGQPLSARPTSGQPFTGGASGQPDSRPVSGQPAFRSQPGGTGPGSGAALAANGQPLVTPPPAHPPTAAVPSSHAAARPTDAPVSPYRRAPLGPEADFFGDGEPAGNDFDDWPGQARAEAAGPAQPVPATTPLWQQVGDQQGAVAPGVHAVAPLPSYENPLNGSERHADLAPMPEKAPAQRREKSPAKKRGRKNDETANLPATVKAAPLRPHKLKFSDRDPAIELEISEIAGHLTFTQSTVTAWYSLPEVRWAFRPDAEREALLAAISEQYAGLAGFRLHLRRTTRPFPADEWARTVDSFTAKPLPDVTGATSWSDHLVAAQRHLLSVNHAEGQTYLGVTFARRSLGDTFSERILRMFGKGTSDNERRKLGRTVEQFDEVLNAFGMRGRRVTPQELEWLLFRSVALCMAPPGPLSPVTSGHWERGDLLALTEQVERYRTPYGSTVKLVNRMTGEERHVAVLSVGRMEPLEIPEKHEPWMHFHERLPWPMELSSRIDILGSNSSFKNLEHRLRMIRSQQLDYAEHGIDAPPELERLAKRALVIGDEMTTGLPVESARAHGWHRIAVGGRTREECLERARRLIQLYSRELRISLQHPKNQDQLAREFIPGEPIANTGYVRRMPVKLLAAALPQAASTVGDRRGDLIGRTAGTCRRPVFLDLHFPMEVRERSGLGVFVAEPGGGKSTLMGALGYLNARRGVQVTLLDPSGPLARLCQMPELRPYSRVLNLTGSEQGTLAPYALIPTPVRSEFATGPGGDREYEIAVSNARAERRMLVQDICSMLVPPQVAKEASTATLLRHAVRQVPAEETSTLDDVVATLQGLDDDEGKELANLLLDTAEMPLALLFFGRPPQHLLGADSALTVITMAGLRLPDLKIEREYWSAEESLALPMLHTAHRLAVRRCYGGSMSSRKMVGLDEAHFMEGWRSGRSFLVRLARDSRKWNLAALVASQNPRDILGLDVQNLVSTVFVGRIAEDQEIASEALRLLRVPVHDGYEATLASLSQADATSQARLGFREFVMRDVDGRVQKVRVDVSYVDGLLDYLDTTPAAAKPAPTAIPSLSDLEV, encoded by the coding sequence ATGGACATCGACTCGCCGTTCCTCGACCTCTTCGGCGGCACCGCGCCCCGGCAAGCCCCGCCGGGCGACCAGCAGCCGCCGGACGACCCCGACGCGGACTTCGACTTCGGGTTCGACTTCGACGGCACATCCGGCACTCCGGTCTCACCTGCGGCGCCGGTCGCGGGTCCGGGTTCCGGGTCGCCGGGCGCGCCGCGGTCCGGGCAGCCGGGGACGGCTCAACCGGGTGACTCGGATCAGCCCTCGGGCGCTCAGCCAGCATCGGGGCAGTCCGCCTCGAATCAGGCCTACAGCACTCAGCCAATCTCCGGGCAGCCGTTAAGTGCACGGCCGATCTCCGGGCAGCCGCTCAGTGCAGAGCCGACTTCAGGGCAGCCGCTCAGTGCACGGCCGACTTCCGGGCAGCCCTTCACCGGGGGCGCTTCGGGTCAGCCGGATTCCCGGCCTGTTTCCGGGCAGCCCGCCTTCCGGTCGCAGCCGGGTGGGACGGGGCCGGGGTCGGGGGCCGCGCTGGCCGCCAACGGGCAGCCGCTGGTCACGCCGCCGCCCGCCCACCCGCCGACGGCCGCCGTGCCGTCCTCGCACGCCGCTGCCCGGCCCACCGACGCGCCGGTCTCGCCGTACCGCCGGGCTCCGCTCGGGCCCGAGGCCGACTTCTTCGGCGACGGTGAGCCGGCCGGCAACGACTTCGACGACTGGCCCGGCCAGGCCCGTGCCGAGGCGGCCGGTCCGGCTCAGCCGGTGCCCGCCACCACCCCGCTGTGGCAGCAGGTCGGTGACCAGCAGGGTGCGGTCGCGCCCGGTGTTCATGCGGTGGCGCCGCTGCCTTCGTACGAGAACCCGCTGAACGGCTCGGAGCGGCACGCCGACCTGGCCCCGATGCCGGAGAAGGCGCCCGCGCAGCGGCGCGAGAAGTCGCCCGCCAAGAAGCGTGGCCGCAAGAACGACGAGACGGCGAACCTGCCGGCCACCGTCAAGGCGGCCCCGCTGCGCCCGCACAAACTCAAGTTCAGCGACCGCGACCCGGCCATCGAGCTGGAGATCAGCGAGATCGCGGGGCACCTGACGTTCACCCAGAGCACCGTGACAGCCTGGTATTCGCTGCCCGAGGTGCGGTGGGCGTTCCGGCCCGACGCCGAACGCGAGGCCCTGCTGGCGGCGATCTCCGAGCAGTACGCGGGCCTGGCCGGTTTCCGGCTGCACCTGCGCCGCACGACCCGGCCGTTCCCCGCCGACGAGTGGGCCCGCACGGTGGACTCGTTCACCGCCAAGCCGCTGCCGGACGTCACCGGTGCCACGTCGTGGAGCGACCACCTCGTCGCGGCACAACGCCACCTGCTCTCGGTGAACCACGCGGAGGGGCAGACCTACCTGGGCGTCACGTTCGCGCGACGCTCCCTGGGCGACACCTTCTCCGAGCGCATCCTCCGGATGTTCGGCAAGGGCACGTCCGACAACGAGCGCCGCAAACTCGGGCGTACGGTCGAGCAGTTCGACGAAGTTCTCAATGCGTTCGGCATGCGTGGCCGGCGAGTCACCCCGCAAGAACTCGAGTGGCTGCTGTTCCGCTCGGTCGCGTTGTGCATGGCCCCGCCCGGGCCGTTGTCCCCCGTCACGAGTGGACATTGGGAACGCGGCGATCTGCTGGCGCTCACCGAACAGGTCGAGCGCTACCGCACGCCGTACGGCTCGACGGTCAAGCTCGTCAACCGGATGACCGGGGAGGAGCGGCACGTCGCCGTCCTGTCCGTGGGCCGGATGGAACCGCTCGAGATCCCCGAGAAGCACGAGCCCTGGATGCACTTCCACGAGCGGCTGCCGTGGCCCATGGAGCTGTCCTCGCGCATCGACATCCTCGGCTCGAACAGCTCGTTCAAGAACCTCGAGCACCGGCTCCGGATGATCCGCTCGCAGCAGCTCGACTACGCCGAGCACGGCATCGACGCACCGCCGGAACTCGAACGCCTCGCCAAGCGCGCCCTGGTGATCGGCGACGAGATGACCACCGGGCTGCCCGTCGAATCCGCCCGCGCGCACGGCTGGCACCGCATCGCGGTCGGCGGTCGCACCCGCGAGGAATGCCTCGAACGGGCCCGGCGCCTCATCCAGCTCTACTCGCGCGAGCTGCGCATCTCGCTGCAGCACCCGAAGAACCAGGACCAGCTGGCCCGCGAGTTCATCCCGGGTGAGCCGATCGCCAACACCGGTTACGTCCGGCGGATGCCCGTCAAGCTGCTCGCCGCCGCGCTGCCCCAGGCCGCATCGACGGTCGGTGACCGGCGCGGCGACCTGATCGGCCGCACCGCGGGCACCTGCCGCCGCCCGGTCTTCCTCGACCTGCACTTCCCGATGGAGGTACGGGAGCGGTCCGGCCTCGGCGTGTTCGTGGCCGAGCCCGGCGGTGGCAAGTCGACCCTGATGGGCGCGCTCGGCTACCTCAACGCCCGCCGTGGTGTCCAGGTGACCCTGCTCGACCCGTCCGGGCCGCTCGCCCGGCTGTGCCAGATGCCCGAGCTGCGGCCGTACTCCCGGGTGCTCAACCTGACCGGGTCGGAGCAGGGGACGCTGGCACCGTACGCGCTGATCCCGACGCCGGTGCGCAGCGAGTTCGCCACCGGCCCCGGCGGTGACCGCGAGTACGAGATCGCGGTCTCCAACGCCCGGGCCGAGCGCCGCATGCTGGTTCAGGACATCTGCTCCATGCTGGTGCCACCCCAGGTCGCCAAGGAAGCCTCCACCGCCACGCTGCTGCGCCACGCGGTGCGTCAGGTGCCGGCCGAGGAGACGTCAACGCTGGACGACGTCGTGGCCACCCTGCAAGGCCTGGACGACGACGAGGGCAAGGAGCTGGCCAACCTCCTGCTGGACACCGCAGAGATGCCGCTGGCCCTGCTCTTCTTCGGCCGCCCGCCGCAGCACCTGCTCGGCGCCGACTCCGCGCTCACCGTCATCACCATGGCCGGCCTGCGCCTGCCCGACCTGAAAATCGAGCGCGAATACTGGTCCGCCGAGGAATCCCTCGCCCTGCCCATGCTGCACACGGCCCACCGCCTCGCCGTCCGCCGCTGCTACGGCGGCTCCATGTCGTCCCGCAAAATGGTCGGCCTGGACGAGGCACACTTCATGGAAGGCTGGCGCTCCGGCCGCTCCTTCCTGGTCCGCCTCGCCCGCGACTCCCGCAAGTGGAACCTGGCCGCGCTGGTCGCATCCCAGAACCCCCGCGACATCCTCGGCCTCGACGTGCAGAACCTGGTGTCAACGGTCTTCGTCGGCCGCATCGCCGAGGACCAGGAGATCGCATCCGAGGCCCTGCGGCTGCTCCGGGTGCCGGTGCACGACGGCTACGAGGCCACCCTGGCCTCCCTGTCCCAGGCCGACGCCACCTCCCAGGCCCGCCTCGGCTTCCGCGAGTTCGTGATGCGCGACGTCGACGGCCGGGTCCAGAAGGTCCGGGTCGACGTCTCCTACGTCGACGGCCTGCTCGACTACCTGGACACCACCCCGGCCGCGGCCAAACCCGCCCCCACGGCCATCCCCAGCCTCTCCGACCTGGAGGTCTGA